A stretch of the Vibrio sp. HB236076 genome encodes the following:
- a CDS encoding glycoside hydrolase family 16 protein codes for MHKYIPFVGVISCAGMIVGCADSTPQTVQNSPVVTSVTNQQQVPTQKGKWSLVWHDEFNGSKVDESKWQFEENCWGGGNDEQQCYVKNDQNAFVDQGVLTLRAIKQQTTGPATPQDWNESSATKTLPYSSARLRTKDRADWQYGRFEVRAKMPQGQGTWPAVWMLPSDFVYGGWAASGEIDIVEAVNLHTTYQDEAGNIRPENRVHGTLHYGKNWPNNVSSGTEYTFGNDEINPADDFHTYAIEWEKGEIRWYVDEVHYATQTQAGWWTQYQNDQQQWVSGPDDAPFNQKFHLLLNLAIGGSWAGETNDKGIDPNLERAEMQIDYVRVYQCSANTKTGQGCSSPVNPDAIQNTGTTEPPLTSAQVMVGTDKLEVLTPLGIADGMALSGWDNQSNDQRQWHDGELDIHIINQGNAYIGASNGTLDLSGFSQGKLVIEMAIVNNDADGLAIKLDSGWPNVAQIDIDNNQLASLDQWKRYEFPIASFKSHTKGFDLASIVNAVVFEPINGRDMKLKVRSISLEK; via the coding sequence ATGCATAAATACATTCCATTCGTCGGTGTCATCAGTTGTGCTGGCATGATTGTTGGGTGTGCCGATTCTACGCCTCAAACAGTGCAAAATAGCCCTGTTGTGACCAGTGTGACAAACCAACAGCAAGTCCCCACTCAAAAAGGGAAGTGGTCACTGGTATGGCATGATGAATTCAATGGTTCGAAAGTCGATGAAAGTAAATGGCAGTTTGAAGAGAACTGTTGGGGCGGCGGCAATGATGAGCAACAATGCTATGTCAAAAATGATCAAAATGCCTTCGTTGATCAAGGTGTGCTAACGCTCAGAGCAATAAAACAGCAAACCACTGGCCCTGCCACTCCACAAGATTGGAATGAATCGAGTGCAACAAAGACACTGCCTTACTCGTCGGCAAGGTTAAGGACCAAAGACCGAGCCGATTGGCAATACGGCCGCTTTGAGGTCAGAGCTAAGATGCCACAGGGGCAGGGCACTTGGCCGGCGGTATGGATGCTCCCTAGTGATTTTGTCTATGGCGGGTGGGCGGCATCTGGTGAAATTGACATTGTTGAAGCCGTTAACTTGCACACGACCTATCAAGATGAAGCGGGGAATATCAGACCGGAAAACCGAGTGCATGGCACACTGCACTACGGAAAAAATTGGCCCAATAATGTTTCATCGGGAACAGAATACACCTTTGGCAACGATGAGATTAACCCTGCCGATGACTTTCACACCTACGCCATCGAGTGGGAAAAAGGCGAAATTCGTTGGTACGTCGATGAGGTACACTACGCGACGCAAACCCAAGCCGGCTGGTGGACCCAATATCAAAATGACCAACAGCAATGGGTCAGTGGTCCAGACGACGCCCCCTTTAATCAAAAATTTCATTTATTGCTCAATTTGGCAATCGGTGGCTCTTGGGCAGGTGAAACCAATGACAAGGGGATCGACCCCAATTTAGAACGCGCCGAAATGCAAATTGACTACGTTCGGGTTTATCAGTGCAGTGCAAATACCAAGACAGGCCAAGGCTGTTCAAGCCCGGTTAACCCTGATGCAATACAAAATACAGGGACAACCGAGCCGCCGCTGACCAGCGCCCAAGTGATGGTTGGCACCGATAAACTCGAGGTGCTGACACCGTTAGGCATTGCCGATGGCATGGCGTTATCGGGGTGGGATAACCAAAGTAATGATCAACGCCAATGGCACGATGGCGAGTTGGATATCCACATCATCAATCAAGGCAATGCGTATATCGGGGCGAGTAACGGCACGCTCGATCTGTCGGGTTTTTCACAAGGCAAGTTGGTGATCGAGATGGCTATCGTCAACAACGACGCCGATGGCCTGGCGATCAAGTTAGACAGCGGTTGGCCAAATGTTGCTCAAATTGATATTGATAACAATCAATTAGCCTCTTTAGACCAATGGAAACGCTATGAATTTCCCATCGCGTCTTTTAAGTCGCATACCAAGGGGTTTGATTTAGCCAGCATTGTCAATGCGGTGGTATTTGAGCCAATTAATGGCCGAGATATGAAATTGAAAGTGAGGTCGATTTCCCTAGAGAAATAA